Proteins found in one Labrus bergylta chromosome 8, fLabBer1.1, whole genome shotgun sequence genomic segment:
- the LOC109989993 gene encoding protein S100-A13, with amino-acid sequence MESAIGVLVSQFKAFAGSDGSSDTLSRDEFHRLVKSQLPNFVTNAGDSTAIDQLMSSLDKDNDGELSFLEFWKLIGHLASRHGGFSL; translated from the exons ATGGAGTCTGCTATCGGTGTTCTGGTGTCCCAGTTCAAGGCGTTTGCTGGCAGTGATGGTTCCTCGGACACACTGAGCAGAGACGAGTTTCACAGACTGGTCAAATCTCAGCTCCCAAACTTTGTCACG AATGCTGGCGACTCCACGGCCATTGACCAGCTAATGAGCTCATTGGACAAGGACAATGATGGAGAGCTCAGCTTCCTGGAGTTCTGGAAGCTGATTGGACATCTTGCGAGCAGACATGGGGGGTTCAGCCTATAA
- the si:ch211-105c13.3 gene encoding protein S100-A16, which produces MESAIKTIITTFLGSSKGGENLSGSSFQKLVKNQLGGLMEDTNSSSAVKEMQQGLDENNDGKVSFQEYLTLIGYLANNMSQRKTEGNQDTS; this is translated from the exons ATGGAGTCAGCCATCAAGACAATCATCACCACATTTCTTGGTTCTTCCAAGGGGGGCGAGAACCTGAGCGGGTCTTCCTTCCAGAAACTGGTGAAGAATCAGCTTGGCGGCCTCATGGAG GACACAAACTCGTCCTCAGCCGTTAAGGAGATGCAGCAAGGGCTAGATGAGAACAACGATGGAAAGGTCAGCTTCCAGGAATACCTCACTTTGATCGGCTACCTGGCCAACAACATGAGTCAGAGGAAGACTGAAGGCAATCAAGACACTTCCTAG
- the s100t gene encoding S100 calcium binding protein T gives MSMPNSENASTLENAMQLMIQTFHKYSGNEGDKYTLSRAELKEMLTAELGNYLGNAQDREAVDKVMGDLDSNNDGEVDFTEFIILVGALTVACNDFFLEYNDKPEKK, from the exons ATGTCTATGCCCAACTCAGAGAACGCCTCCACCCTGGAGAATGCCATGCAGCTCATGATCCAGACCTTCCACAAGTACTCTGGAAACGAGGGCGATAAATACACACTAAGCAGGGCTGAGCTCAAAGAGATGCTTACCGCAGAGCTTGGCAACTACCTTGGG AACGCCCAGGATAGAGAGGCCGTTGATAAGGTCATGGGAGACCTGGATTCCAACAACGACGGCGAGGTAGATTTCACAGAGTTCATCATACTGGTTGGAGCTCTGACTGTGGCCTGTAACGACTTCTTCCTGGAGTACAATGACAAGCCAGAGAAGAAGTGA